A window of the Enterobacteriaceae bacterium 4M9 genome harbors these coding sequences:
- the modF gene encoding molybdate ABC transporter ATP-binding protein ModF: protein MSMLQISQGTFRLSDTRTLAVTGLTLRAGESWAFVGANGSGKSALARALSGELPLLTGERSCTFERIARLSFEQLQTLVSDEWQRNNTDLLSPDEEDTGRTTAQIIQDEITDETRCLELAARFGIAHLLTRRFKYLSTGETRKTLLCQALMARPDLLVFDEPFDGLDVASREQLAALLAELNSHGYTLALILNRFDDIPAFVQHVGVLADCTLSEVGPKQQLLEHALIAQLAFSEKLAGAQLPEADSATACPPLPDNAPRIVLHNGTVSYNDRPILHNLSWTVNPGEHWQIVGPNGAGKSTLLSLITGDHPQGYSNDLTLFGRRRGSGETIWDIKKHIGYVSSSLHLDYRVSASVLTVVLSGYFDSIGLYEAPSDRQQKLAHQWLALLGMDKNAANTPFHSLSWGQQRLVLIARALVKHPALLILDEPLQGLDPLNRQLVRRFVDILIGEGDTQLLFVSHHAEDAPQCITHRLSFVPDGDIYRYQLDTL, encoded by the coding sequence ATGTCTATGTTGCAAATTTCGCAAGGCACGTTTCGCCTTAGCGACACCCGCACGCTCGCTGTCACCGGGTTGACCCTGCGTGCGGGCGAAAGCTGGGCATTTGTGGGCGCTAACGGTAGCGGCAAATCCGCGCTGGCGCGCGCGCTCAGTGGCGAACTGCCGCTGCTTACCGGCGAGCGTTCGTGTACCTTTGAGCGCATCGCCCGCCTCTCTTTTGAACAACTCCAGACGCTGGTCAGCGACGAGTGGCAGCGTAACAATACGGATTTACTCAGTCCTGACGAAGAAGACACCGGGCGCACCACAGCGCAAATCATTCAGGACGAGATCACCGATGAAACGCGCTGCCTGGAACTGGCAGCGCGTTTCGGTATCGCCCATCTGTTAACGCGGCGCTTTAAATACCTCTCTACCGGCGAGACGCGCAAAACGCTGCTGTGCCAGGCGTTGATGGCACGTCCGGATCTGCTGGTGTTTGATGAACCGTTTGACGGGCTTGACGTCGCCTCGCGCGAACAACTTGCCGCTCTGCTTGCTGAACTGAACAGCCATGGCTACACGCTGGCGCTTATTCTCAACCGCTTTGATGACATCCCCGCGTTTGTGCAACACGTGGGCGTGCTGGCCGACTGTACATTGAGTGAAGTCGGCCCAAAACAACAATTGCTGGAACACGCGCTGATTGCCCAACTTGCCTTTAGCGAGAAGCTGGCGGGTGCGCAACTTCCCGAAGCAGACAGCGCTACGGCCTGCCCGCCACTGCCCGATAACGCGCCGCGCATTGTGCTGCATAACGGCACCGTTTCGTATAACGACCGCCCGATCCTCCACAACCTGAGCTGGACGGTAAATCCTGGCGAGCACTGGCAAATCGTGGGTCCCAATGGGGCCGGGAAATCGACGCTGCTAAGCCTGATTACCGGCGATCACCCGCAGGGCTACAGTAACGACCTCACGCTGTTTGGCCGCCGACGCGGCAGTGGCGAAACCATCTGGGATATTAAAAAGCACATCGGCTACGTCAGCAGCAGCTTGCATCTGGATTACCGCGTCAGCGCCTCAGTGCTTACCGTGGTGCTGTCGGGCTATTTCGATTCTATCGGGCTTTATGAAGCCCCGTCGGACCGCCAGCAAAAGCTGGCGCACCAGTGGCTCGCGCTGCTGGGCATGGATAAAAACGCGGCGAATACACCGTTTCACAGTTTGTCCTGGGGTCAGCAGCGGCTGGTGCTGATTGCCCGTGCGCTGGTGAAACACCCGGCGCTGCTGATCCTCGACGAGCCGCTACAGGGACTGGACCCACTTAACCGCCAGCTGGTACGCCGTTTTGTCGATATCCTGATTGGCGAAGGCGATACCCAACTGCTGTTTGTATCGCATCACGCAGAAGACGCTCCGCAATGCATCACCCACCGCCTGAGCTTTGTGCCTGATGGCGACATTTATCGCTATCAGCTTGATACGCTTTAG
- the galE gene encoding UDP-glucose 4-epimerase GalE has product MKVLVTGGSGYIGSHTCVQLLEKGHDVIILDNLCNSKHSVVPVIERLGGKAPLFIEGDVRDDALLARIFSEHSVDAVIHFAALKAVGESVHKPLEYYDTNVTGTLRLASAMRNAGVTNFIFSSSATVYGDQPKIPYVESFPTGRPASPYGRSKLMVEQILTDLQTAYPEFSVALLRYFNPVGAHPSGDMGEDPQGIPNNLMPYIAQVAVGRRESLSVFGNDYPTADGTAVRDYIHVMDLADGHVAAMQHLAGKPGVHIYNLGAGVGSSVLDVVNAFSRACGKPVNYHFAPRREGDLPAYWADASKADKDLNWRVTRTLDDTAQDTWRWQSRHPQGYPD; this is encoded by the coding sequence ATGAAAGTTCTGGTAACAGGTGGTAGCGGTTACATTGGTAGTCATACCTGCGTACAACTGCTGGAGAAGGGACACGACGTCATCATTCTGGATAATCTGTGTAACAGCAAACACAGCGTGGTGCCGGTCATTGAACGGCTTGGTGGCAAAGCGCCGCTGTTTATTGAAGGCGATGTGCGTGACGATGCGCTGCTGGCACGTATTTTCAGCGAGCACAGCGTTGACGCCGTGATTCACTTCGCCGCACTGAAGGCGGTGGGCGAATCAGTTCATAAGCCGCTGGAATACTACGATACCAACGTCACCGGTACCTTACGCCTGGCAAGCGCCATGCGCAATGCGGGCGTTACGAATTTTATTTTCAGCTCATCGGCCACTGTTTACGGCGATCAGCCGAAGATCCCGTATGTCGAAAGCTTCCCTACCGGCCGCCCGGCCAGCCCTTATGGCCGCAGCAAGCTGATGGTAGAGCAGATTCTTACCGATTTGCAGACCGCTTATCCAGAGTTCAGCGTGGCGCTGCTGCGCTATTTCAACCCGGTTGGCGCACACCCATCGGGCGACATGGGTGAAGATCCGCAGGGTATTCCGAATAACCTGATGCCTTACATTGCCCAGGTGGCGGTCGGTCGTCGCGAATCGCTGTCGGTGTTTGGTAACGATTACCCTACCGCCGACGGTACTGCGGTGCGTGACTATATTCATGTGATGGATCTGGCCGACGGCCACGTAGCGGCCATGCAGCACCTGGCAGGCAAGCCGGGCGTACATATCTACAACCTGGGTGCCGGTGTCGGCAGCAGCGTGCTGGACGTAGTCAACGCCTTCAGCCGCGCCTGCGGCAAACCGGTGAACTACCATTTTGCCCCGCGCCGCGAAGGCGATCTGCCCGCTTACTGGGCCGATGCCAGCAAAGCCGACAAAGACCTGAACTGGCGCGTGACACGCACGCTTGACGATACCGCCCAGGACACCTGGCGTTGGCAGTCGCGTCACCCGCAGGGCTATCCTGATTAA
- the galT gene encoding galactose-1-phosphate uridylyltransferase, producing MEQFNPVDHPHRRYNPLTGQWILVSPHRAKRPWQGAQEAASAQTLPQHDPDCYLCPGNTRVTGDKNPNYTGTYVFTNDFAALMSDTPEAPQSRDPLMRAQSARGTSRVICFSPDHSKTLPELTLPALVEVVSTWQAQTAELGQQYPWVQVFENKGAAMGCSNPHPHGQVWANSFLPNEVAREDASQRDYFAEYGSPMLLDYAQRERADGSRTVVETEHWLAVVPYWAAWPFETLLLPKAHVLRLPDLSDAQRADLALALKKLTSRYDNLFRCSFPYSMGWHGAPFNHEENPHWQLHAHFYPPLLRSATVRKFMVGYEMLAETQRDLTPEQAAEKLRAVSDIHFRESGE from the coding sequence ATGGAGCAATTCAATCCGGTCGATCATCCGCATCGCCGTTATAACCCGTTGACTGGACAATGGATTCTCGTTTCACCGCATCGCGCCAAGCGCCCCTGGCAGGGGGCGCAGGAAGCCGCTTCAGCACAAACGCTGCCGCAGCACGATCCTGACTGCTATCTCTGTCCTGGCAATACCCGCGTAACCGGTGACAAGAATCCGAACTACACCGGCACCTACGTCTTTACCAATGACTTTGCCGCGCTGATGAGCGACACGCCAGAAGCGCCACAAAGCCGCGATCCGCTGATGCGCGCCCAGAGCGCGCGCGGCACCAGCCGCGTGATTTGCTTTTCCCCCGATCACAGCAAAACGCTGCCCGAGCTAACGCTGCCCGCGCTGGTTGAAGTGGTGAGCACCTGGCAGGCACAAACCGCCGAGCTGGGTCAGCAGTATCCGTGGGTACAGGTTTTTGAAAACAAAGGCGCGGCCATGGGCTGCTCAAACCCGCATCCGCACGGCCAGGTGTGGGCCAACAGTTTTTTGCCCAATGAAGTGGCGCGTGAAGACGCCAGTCAGCGCGACTATTTTGCCGAATACGGCTCGCCGATGCTGCTCGACTACGCGCAACGCGAACGGGCTGACGGTAGCCGCACAGTGGTGGAAACCGAACACTGGCTGGCGGTGGTGCCGTACTGGGCGGCCTGGCCGTTTGAAACGTTATTGTTGCCAAAAGCCCATGTGCTACGCCTGCCCGACTTAAGTGACGCGCAGCGCGCTGACCTGGCGCTGGCGCTGAAAAAACTCACCAGCCGCTATGACAACCTGTTTCGCTGCTCTTTCCCGTACTCAATGGGCTGGCACGGCGCGCCGTTCAATCACGAAGAGAACCCGCACTGGCAGCTTCATGCCCACTTCTACCCGCCGCTACTGCGCTCTGCCACGGTGCGCAAATTTATGGTGGGCTATGAAATGCTGGCAGAAACCCAGCGCGATTTAACGCCTGAACAGGCGGCCGAGAAGCTGCGCGCGGTCAGTGACATCCATTTTCGCGAATCCGGAGAATAA
- the galK gene encoding galactokinase → MSLKDKTSSLFAKAFGYPATHVIQAPGRVNLIGEHTDYNDGFVLPCAIDYQTVIACAARDDRKVRVIAADYDNETDEFSLDAPILAVEHQQWANYVRGVVKHLQKRDASFGGADLVISGNVPQGAGLSSSAALEVAVAKVFQQLYHLPLDGVQLALNGQEAENQFVGCNCGIMDQLISALGKKDHALLIDCRTLGTKAVPMPQGVSVVIINSNFKRTLVGSEYNTRREQCETGARFFQQKALRDVSLDEFNAVAHELDPVVAKRVRHVLTENARTVEAAAALAQGDLTRMGELMAQSHASMRDDFEITVPQIDTLVEIVKAVIGDKGGVRMTGGGFGGCVVALVPQALVPAVEDAVAQQYEAKTGIKETFYVCKPSQGAGQC, encoded by the coding sequence ATGAGTCTGAAAGATAAAACCTCCTCACTGTTTGCCAAAGCATTTGGCTACCCCGCAACTCATGTTATCCAGGCCCCCGGGCGCGTGAATCTGATTGGTGAACACACCGACTATAACGATGGTTTTGTGCTGCCCTGCGCTATCGACTATCAAACGGTTATCGCCTGTGCCGCGCGTGATGACCGTAAAGTGCGGGTGATCGCCGCCGACTATGACAACGAAACGGATGAGTTTTCTCTCGATGCACCAATTCTGGCCGTTGAGCACCAGCAGTGGGCGAACTACGTGCGCGGTGTGGTTAAACATCTACAAAAACGCGATGCCAGCTTTGGCGGTGCGGACCTAGTCATTAGCGGCAACGTGCCACAGGGCGCAGGTCTTAGCTCATCCGCCGCGCTGGAAGTGGCGGTCGCAAAGGTATTTCAACAGCTTTATCACCTGCCACTCGACGGCGTGCAACTGGCCCTCAATGGTCAGGAGGCGGAGAACCAGTTTGTCGGCTGTAACTGCGGCATTATGGACCAGCTTATCTCCGCTCTCGGCAAGAAGGACCACGCGCTGCTTATCGACTGCCGCACCCTCGGCACAAAAGCCGTACCGATGCCACAGGGCGTAAGCGTAGTCATTATCAACAGCAACTTTAAACGCACGCTGGTGGGCAGCGAATACAACACGCGCCGCGAACAGTGCGAAACCGGCGCACGCTTTTTCCAGCAAAAGGCGCTGCGCGACGTCAGTCTTGATGAATTTAATGCCGTCGCCCACGAGCTTGACCCGGTGGTGGCTAAACGCGTGCGCCATGTGCTGACGGAAAATGCCCGCACGGTTGAAGCCGCTGCGGCGCTGGCCCAGGGTGACCTGACGCGCATGGGGGAACTGATGGCGCAGTCGCACGCTTCAATGCGTGACGATTTCGAAATCACCGTGCCGCAGATTGATACGCTGGTAGAGATAGTTAAAGCCGTCATTGGCGATAAAGGCGGCGTGCGTATGACCGGCGGCGGTTTTGGCGGCTGCGTGGTGGCGCTGGTGCCGCAAGCGCTGGTGCCTGCGGTTGAAGACGCCGTAGCGCAGCAGTACGAAGCGAAAACCGGTATCAAAGAAACATTTTACGTGTGCAAACCTTCACAAGGAGCGGGACAGTGCTAA
- the galM gene encoding galactose-1-epimerase, with protein MLKETPQLAPDGQPYRISTLRNDAGMVVALMDWGATLLSCRVPLHDGSVRETLLGCPSPEVWHEQSAFLGASVGRYANRIANSRFTLDGQEYRLTPSQGEHQLHGGPEGFDKRRWRIQRQNEHEVVYLLDSPDGDQGFPGNCDVIALYTLTDDNRLVIEFRAQVDKPCPVNLTNHAYFNLDGSQSDVRAHRLQLLADTFLPVGEDGIPDAPLREVAGTSFDFRTPKVIAQDFLSDDEQNKVRGYDHAFLLQAAGDVTQPAAQLWSADSRLQMTVYTSAPALQFYSGNFLDGTPAREQGTYRAYQGLALESEFLPDSPNHPHWPQPDCILRPGHEYVSVTEYRFQAL; from the coding sequence GTGCTAAAAGAGACTCCGCAGCTGGCGCCGGACGGCCAGCCGTACCGCATTTCAACTTTGCGTAATGACGCTGGCATGGTTGTTGCCCTGATGGACTGGGGTGCCACGCTGCTTTCCTGCCGTGTTCCTCTGCATGATGGCAGCGTACGCGAAACGCTGCTCGGCTGCCCCAGCCCGGAAGTCTGGCATGAACAAAGCGCTTTTCTCGGTGCCTCAGTGGGCCGCTATGCCAACCGCATCGCTAACAGCCGCTTTACCCTTGATGGGCAGGAATACCGTTTAACGCCAAGCCAGGGCGAGCATCAGTTACACGGTGGCCCCGAAGGCTTTGACAAGCGCCGCTGGCGGATCCAGCGTCAGAACGAGCATGAGGTGGTCTATCTGCTGGACTCGCCAGATGGCGACCAGGGATTTCCCGGCAACTGCGACGTTATCGCGCTGTATACGCTGACCGACGACAATCGTCTGGTGATTGAGTTTCGCGCCCAGGTGGATAAGCCCTGTCCGGTTAATCTCACCAACCACGCCTATTTCAATCTTGATGGCAGCCAGAGCGACGTGCGCGCTCACCGCTTACAGCTGCTGGCGGATACGTTTTTGCCGGTTGGCGAAGACGGCATTCCGGATGCGCCATTGCGCGAAGTCGCAGGCACCAGCTTTGACTTCCGCACGCCTAAAGTTATCGCCCAGGACTTCCTGAGTGACGATGAGCAAAACAAAGTACGCGGTTACGATCACGCCTTTTTACTCCAGGCAGCGGGCGACGTGACGCAGCCAGCAGCACAACTCTGGTCAGCAGACAGCCGTTTGCAAATGACGGTGTATACCAGCGCACCCGCGCTACAGTTCTATTCCGGCAATTTTCTGGACGGCACGCCAGCGCGCGAACAAGGCACCTATCGCGCATACCAGGGACTGGCGCTAGAAAGTGAGTTTCTGCCCGACAGCCCGAACCATCCACACTGGCCACAGCCAGACTGCATCCTGCGCCCTGGCCATGAATATGTCAGCGTGACGGAATACCGTTTCCAGGCACTGTAA
- the gpmA gene encoding 2,3-diphosphoglycerate-dependent phosphoglycerate mutase, giving the protein MAVTKLVLVRHGESQWNNENRFTGWYDVDLSEKGVGEAKAAGKLLKEEGFSFDFAYTSVLKRAIHTLWNVLDQLDQAWLPVEKSWKLNERHYGALQGLNKAETAEKYGDDQVKQWRRGFAVTPPELTKDDERYPGHDPRYAKLTEKELPLTESLALTIDRVIPYWNETILPRLKSGERVIIAAHGNSLRALVKYLDNMSEDEILELNIPTGVPLVYEFDENFKPIKHYYLGNADEIAAKAAAVANQGKAK; this is encoded by the coding sequence ATGGCTGTAACTAAGCTGGTACTGGTGCGTCACGGCGAGAGTCAATGGAACAATGAAAACCGCTTCACCGGCTGGTATGACGTTGACCTGTCTGAGAAAGGCGTGGGCGAAGCAAAAGCGGCGGGCAAGCTGCTTAAAGAGGAAGGCTTCTCCTTCGATTTTGCTTATACCTCCGTGCTGAAACGTGCCATCCATACGCTGTGGAACGTTCTGGACCAGCTGGACCAGGCATGGCTGCCGGTTGAGAAATCCTGGAAGCTGAACGAACGTCACTACGGCGCGTTACAGGGCCTCAACAAAGCAGAAACCGCTGAGAAATACGGCGACGATCAGGTTAAGCAGTGGCGCCGCGGCTTTGCCGTAACGCCGCCGGAGCTGACGAAAGATGACGAACGTTATCCGGGCCACGACCCGCGTTACGCGAAGCTGACCGAGAAAGAGCTGCCGCTGACCGAAAGCCTGGCGCTGACCATCGACCGTGTTATCCCTTACTGGAATGAAACCATTCTGCCGCGCCTGAAAAGCGGCGAGCGCGTGATCATCGCCGCTCACGGTAACTCCCTGCGCGCGCTGGTGAAATACCTGGATAACATGAGCGAAGACGAGATTCTTGAGCTGAACATCCCGACCGGTGTGCCGCTGGTTTACGAATTCGACGAAAACTTCAAGCCAATCAAACACTACTACCTGGGTAATGCTGACGAAATCGCAGCAAAAGCCGCAGCGGTAGCCAACCAGGGCAAAGCGAAGTAA